From Clostridia bacterium, the proteins below share one genomic window:
- a CDS encoding spore maturation protein, producing the protein MDIINLVSTWAIPCLLFMIPVTAYVRGVKVYETFVQGAEDGFRTAVKIIPFLVGMLVAIGVFRASGAMDLLVKAIEPVTSLLGIPPSILPLAIMRPLSGGGALGIAAEMISTYGPDSYLGRLASTMQGSTDTTFYVLTVYFGSVGITKYRYALHLGLIADITSLMAAIFITNLVFG; encoded by the coding sequence ATCGATATCATAAACCTGGTTTCTACCTGGGCTATTCCTTGCCTTCTTTTCATGATACCGGTCACGGCCTATGTGCGCGGGGTAAAAGTATATGAGACTTTTGTACAAGGTGCAGAGGACGGTTTTCGCACGGCGGTTAAGATTATTCCCTTCTTGGTAGGGATGCTGGTAGCCATCGGTGTTTTTCGCGCTTCCGGGGCCATGGATTTGCTGGTCAAAGCCATTGAACCGGTCACCAGCTTGTTGGGCATACCCCCAAGTATCCTTCCCCTGGCCATCATGAGACCCTTATCAGGGGGAGGGGCTTTGGGAATTGCAGCAGAAATGATCAGCACTTACGGGCCTGATTCTTACTTGGGCAGATTGGCCTCCACCATGCAGGGCAGCACTGATACCACTTTTTACGTATTGACCGTTTATTTCGGTTCCGTCGGAATTACTAAATACCGGTACGCTTTACACTTGGGGTTAATTGCCGATATTACCAGCTTGATGGCGGCTATTTTTATTACCAACTTAGTTTTTGGCTAG
- the trpS gene encoding tryptophan--tRNA ligase, giving the protein MSKGRIFSGMRPTGKLHIGHLSVLENWVRLQDTNECYFGIVDWHALTTAFDNPKALPDHIIDMALDWLSVGLDPEKSAVFVQSHVKQHGELHLLLSMITPLSWLERVPTFKDQVQQLKTQGKDINTYGFLGYPLLMAADILVYRANLVPVGVDQLPHLELCREIARRFNFLYQVSLFPEPQAVLSRENVLPGTDGRKMSKSYGNEIPIDVEPQELFQKVRQMVTDPARIRKNDPGHPEVCVVYTYHQFYAGDEVDDIAVSCRKGEIGCVECKNRLANRLENILAPIRERRNAYRQKIEWVRDILAEGQRKAAQEAEKTMALVREAMSMSH; this is encoded by the coding sequence ATGAGCAAAGGTAGAATTTTCAGCGGTATGCGCCCGACAGGGAAACTCCATATCGGACACCTAAGCGTGTTAGAAAACTGGGTGAGGTTACAAGATACCAATGAATGCTATTTCGGCATCGTCGATTGGCATGCCCTAACCACCGCCTTCGACAACCCGAAAGCCCTGCCGGACCACATCATCGATATGGCCTTAGATTGGTTGAGTGTGGGCTTGGATCCGGAAAAGAGCGCTGTCTTTGTGCAATCCCATGTTAAACAACACGGGGAACTGCATCTGTTATTGTCGATGATTACTCCCTTATCCTGGTTAGAGAGAGTACCTACTTTCAAAGACCAAGTTCAACAGCTCAAAACGCAAGGGAAAGATATTAACACCTACGGGTTCCTTGGTTATCCCCTGCTGATGGCGGCAGATATCTTGGTCTACCGGGCCAACCTGGTGCCCGTGGGCGTGGATCAATTACCTCACCTGGAACTGTGCCGGGAAATAGCCAGGCGGTTTAATTTTCTCTATCAAGTATCCTTGTTCCCGGAGCCCCAAGCGGTCCTATCTAGGGAAAACGTGCTCCCCGGTACCGACGGGCGCAAGATGTCCAAAAGCTACGGAAACGAAATACCCATCGACGTAGAACCTCAAGAACTGTTCCAGAAAGTGCGCCAGATGGTAACTGACCCGGCCAGGATCAGGAAGAATGACCCGGGGCACCCGGAAGTATGTGTCGTCTATACCTATCACCAGTTTTACGCCGGCGATGAGGTGGATGACATTGCGGTGAGCTGTCGCAAAGGAGAAATAGGTTGTGTCGAGTGCAAAAACAGGCTGGCCAACCGGTTGGAAAATATTCTGGCACCCATTCGGGAACGGAGAAACGCCTACCGGCAAAAGATTGAGTGGGTGAGGGATATACTGGCGGAAGGACAACGTAAAGCCGCTCAGGAAGCAGAAAAGACGATGGCATTGGTACGAGAAGCCATGTCCATGAGTCATTAA
- a CDS encoding spore maturation protein: MVNLVWLLLLTSGIVVAGINGNIGVVTTAALSSAQKAVTIALELIGIMSLWLGLLKIAEEAGLVRVIARLVRPVTSYLFPSIPKDHPVMGAIVMNLSANILGLGNAATPFGLKTMQGLQSLNPKPDEASDAMCTFLALNTSCITIIPATIIGVRAAAGSQNPTEIVGTTIFATGVAMIVAIIADRIFRARFGQNTRR, encoded by the coding sequence ATGGTTAATCTGGTGTGGCTCCTTTTGTTGACCTCAGGCATCGTAGTGGCTGGGATCAACGGTAACATTGGTGTGGTCACTACGGCCGCTCTTTCTTCCGCCCAGAAAGCCGTCACGATCGCGTTGGAATTAATCGGCATCATGTCCCTCTGGCTCGGTTTGCTAAAGATTGCTGAAGAAGCCGGCTTAGTCCGGGTGATAGCCAGACTGGTGCGACCGGTCACTTCATACCTGTTCCCCAGCATTCCCAAAGACCACCCGGTTATGGGGGCGATTGTGATGAACCTGAGCGCCAATATCCTGGGTTTGGGCAATGCGGCTACCCCTTTCGGCCTGAAAACCATGCAAGGGTTGCAATCCCTCAATCCTAAACCTGATGAAGCCTCCGACGCCATGTGTACCTTCCTGGCTCTGAATACCTCATGTATCACCATCATCCCTGCCACCATCATCGGGGTACGGGCAGCAGCCGGTTCTCAGAATCCGACGGAAATAGTAGGTACCACCATCTTTGCCACCGGCGTCGCTATGATTGTTGCCATTATCGCCGATCGGATTTTTCGCGCCCGGTTTGGCCAGAATACTAGGAGGTAG
- a CDS encoding CoA protein activase yields the protein MKITFPHMGHLDLTVQTLLQGLGWETVVPPPCTKKTLSLGVRYAPEFACLPLKINIGNYLEAYEQGAALALMVGGVGPCRIGYYGTIQQEILRDLGVQMELIVLEPPDAHPRELWQKIKYLKRVPWKQVILAILLSWHKTRAMDILEEKALVLRAREVHRGCVDRLLEEAKSRLLTADYVQGIKEITQDYLRKMEALPLKPEEEPGITVAIVGEIYTVLEPFANLGLERHLNGLGVEVKRPLFLSSWINEHLFRGILDIEGTKNAPELAKPFLNSFVGGHGRETVGSAVAYARKGVDGVIQIAPLTCMPEIVAHSVLPRVSQAYGVPTLTLYVDEQTGEAGLLTRLEAFIEMLRHRKRSMKRA from the coding sequence TTGAAGATTACTTTCCCGCACATGGGACACTTAGACTTGACAGTGCAGACCTTGTTACAAGGTCTCGGATGGGAAACGGTAGTGCCGCCGCCCTGCACAAAAAAGACCCTCTCCCTGGGGGTCAGGTATGCCCCTGAGTTTGCCTGCCTGCCGTTGAAAATCAACATCGGGAACTATTTGGAGGCGTATGAGCAGGGAGCTGCACTGGCTCTTATGGTAGGCGGCGTCGGTCCATGCCGTATCGGGTATTACGGAACCATCCAGCAGGAAATCTTAAGAGACTTAGGAGTTCAAATGGAGCTTATCGTGTTGGAACCGCCCGATGCTCACCCCAGGGAATTGTGGCAGAAAATTAAATACTTAAAAAGAGTCCCTTGGAAACAAGTCATCCTGGCTATTCTCCTGTCCTGGCATAAAACCAGGGCCATGGACATTTTAGAGGAAAAGGCTTTGGTACTTAGAGCGCGAGAAGTTCACCGCGGCTGCGTTGACCGGCTGCTCGAAGAAGCAAAGAGCCGGCTGTTAACGGCGGATTACGTCCAAGGGATCAAAGAGATCACGCAAGACTATTTAAGAAAGATGGAGGCCCTGCCTCTTAAACCGGAAGAAGAACCAGGGATCACCGTCGCCATCGTCGGCGAAATCTACACGGTGTTGGAGCCTTTTGCTAACTTGGGATTGGAGCGGCATCTCAACGGTTTAGGGGTAGAAGTGAAAAGGCCTTTATTCCTTAGCAGTTGGATAAATGAACACTTGTTCCGGGGCATCCTGGACATAGAAGGAACGAAAAATGCGCCGGAGTTGGCCAAGCCCTTCCTGAATTCTTTTGTCGGGGGGCACGGGCGAGAAACGGTAGGCAGCGCGGTAGCATATGCCCGGAAGGGTGTGGATGGAGTCATTCAAATTGCGCCTTTAACTTGTATGCCTGAAATTGTCGCTCACTCCGTTTTACCCAGAGTGAGCCAGGCTTATGGTGTACCCACCTTGACGTTGTATGTGGACGAGCAAACGGGAGAAGCCGGACTGTTGACGCGCCTTGAGGCCTTCATTGAGATGCTTAGACACCGGAAAAGGAGTATGAAACGAGCATGA
- the scpB gene encoding SMC-Scp complex subunit ScpB, producing MLFSDELKAILECLLFASNGAVSAKELASVVGVTEQEVEELIAALMDDYGQSGRGIQIYQVAGGYKMATKPDYAEYIEKLCRHKPSPLSKAALETLAIIAYRQPVTRAEIEAIRGVKVDHLLSNLLEKNLIQEVGRKETPGRPILYGTTTEFLEYLGLNSIEDLPPLEDQD from the coding sequence ATGTTGTTTAGCGATGAGTTGAAAGCTATTCTGGAGTGCTTGCTTTTCGCCAGCAACGGCGCCGTTTCCGCCAAAGAACTTGCTTCGGTGGTTGGCGTTACCGAACAGGAAGTGGAAGAGTTAATCGCTGCCCTCATGGACGATTATGGACAATCTGGGCGGGGCATCCAAATCTACCAAGTGGCCGGTGGCTACAAGATGGCTACCAAACCGGATTATGCGGAATATATTGAGAAGCTGTGTCGCCATAAGCCCAGTCCCTTATCCAAGGCTGCCTTGGAAACCCTGGCAATCATCGCTTACCGTCAACCGGTCACCCGGGCGGAAATAGAAGCCATACGCGGGGTCAAGGTAGATCACTTGTTGTCTAACTTGTTGGAGAAAAATCTAATTCAGGAGGTTGGACGAAAGGAAACTCCGGGCAGGCCCATCCTTTACGGTACCACCACCGAGTTCTTGGAATACCTGGGACTAAACAGTATCGAGGATTTGCCTCCGCTGGAAGATCAAGATTAG
- a CDS encoding 2-hydroxyglutaryl-CoA dehydratase, producing MKKIFLGIDVGSVSTNLVLLDQTGHLVDKIYLRTQGQPIATIQKGLSQLQAKWGDHMQIAGVGTTGSARHLVSVLIGADIVKNEITAHAVAASELVPGVQTVLEIGGQDSKLIILRDGVVTDFAMNTVCAAGTGSFLDQQAHRLGLPIEEFGKLALRAKAPVRIAGRCTVFAETDMIHKQQMGHPVEEIVAGLCQALVRNFLSNLGKGKELLPPVVFQGGVAANAGIRDAFEKALETEIIVPEHYNVMGAIGMAILAREEWLKGRSTNFKGFGCATLPFRQSGFECQDCPNGCEIIQIKQESTIIARWGDRCGKWSSLKAVGTGA from the coding sequence ATGAAAAAGATATTCCTAGGTATCGATGTGGGTTCTGTAAGTACGAATCTCGTTCTACTGGACCAGACAGGCCATTTGGTTGATAAAATCTACCTGCGGACCCAGGGACAACCTATTGCCACTATTCAAAAAGGTTTGTCCCAGCTTCAAGCCAAGTGGGGCGACCATATGCAAATCGCCGGTGTCGGCACCACCGGCAGTGCCCGGCACCTGGTATCAGTGTTAATTGGGGCTGACATTGTCAAGAATGAGATCACAGCCCATGCAGTGGCGGCCTCTGAATTGGTGCCGGGTGTCCAAACAGTGCTGGAAATAGGCGGACAAGATTCTAAATTGATTATTCTCCGGGACGGTGTCGTTACCGATTTTGCCATGAACACGGTCTGTGCCGCCGGTACCGGATCCTTTCTCGACCAGCAAGCCCACCGTTTAGGACTGCCCATCGAGGAATTCGGCAAGCTAGCCTTACGGGCCAAGGCCCCGGTGCGTATTGCCGGAAGGTGCACTGTCTTTGCGGAAACGGACATGATCCACAAGCAGCAAATGGGGCACCCGGTGGAGGAGATTGTGGCCGGTCTTTGCCAAGCCCTCGTCCGCAACTTCCTAAGCAATTTGGGCAAGGGCAAAGAACTCCTGCCCCCGGTGGTATTCCAAGGGGGAGTGGCTGCCAATGCGGGTATCAGGGATGCTTTTGAGAAAGCTTTGGAGACTGAAATCATCGTACCGGAACATTACAATGTGATGGGAGCCATCGGGATGGCGATCCTGGCGAGGGAGGAATGGCTCAAAGGGCGCTCCACCAATTTCAAAGGCTTTGGCTGTGCTACCTTACCGTTCCGGCAATCAGGCTTTGAATGCCAGGACTGCCCCAATGGTTGTGAAATCATCCAAATTAAGCAGGAATCCACCATCATCGCCCGCTGGGGCGATCGCTGCGGCAAATGGTCAAGTCTAAAGGCCGTCGGGACCGGCGCCTAA
- the lysA gene encoding diaminopimelate decarboxylase — translation MKLHGTMSINRHGHLEIGGCDTTYLAKEFGTPLIVYDEALIRETCRNYYNSFVKPYPRNLVIYASKAFSSPALYRIINEENLGCDVVSGGELYAALSSGFPPHKIYFHGNNKSPQELTMALQNRVGVIVVDNFHELELLNSLAASLGVKQKILLRITPGIEAHTHAYVQTGQIDSKFGFTLSNGQALSAVKNMDKYPWLDFKGVHCHIGSQIFETGAFRHAAQVMFDFLVEIRQETGITCEELNLGGGFGIYYCSGDTPAPIDAYARAIMEVITAAAGRYNYPQPQITIEPGRSIVGTAGTTLYTVGSIKDIPGVRKYVAVDGGMADNIRPALYQARYEGALANKMLAAPEETVTITGKCCESGDMLIWDIQLPRVEPGDVLAISSTGAYTYSMASNYNNLGRPAVVLVRDGQADLIIERETYDHILQRHKIPSRLR, via the coding sequence ATGAAATTACACGGTACCATGAGCATCAACCGGCACGGTCATTTGGAAATCGGCGGTTGTGATACCACGTACCTGGCCAAGGAGTTCGGCACTCCGCTGATCGTGTACGATGAAGCTTTGATCCGGGAAACTTGCCGGAACTACTACAACTCCTTTGTTAAACCCTATCCCAGGAACCTAGTGATTTATGCCAGTAAGGCCTTTTCCAGTCCCGCCCTGTACCGCATTATTAATGAGGAGAATTTGGGATGTGACGTGGTTTCCGGTGGCGAACTCTATGCCGCCCTATCCAGCGGTTTTCCGCCCCACAAGATCTATTTCCACGGTAATAATAAAAGCCCCCAGGAATTAACCATGGCCCTCCAAAACAGGGTAGGGGTCATCGTCGTCGATAACTTTCATGAACTGGAACTGCTTAATTCTCTTGCTGCCTCCCTGGGTGTGAAACAAAAAATACTGCTGCGGATCACCCCGGGTATTGAGGCCCATACCCATGCCTACGTCCAAACCGGTCAAATCGATTCCAAGTTTGGCTTTACTCTGTCTAACGGCCAAGCTCTCTCAGCTGTTAAGAATATGGACAAATATCCCTGGCTGGACTTTAAGGGCGTTCACTGTCACATCGGTTCCCAGATCTTTGAGACCGGCGCTTTCCGGCATGCAGCCCAGGTCATGTTTGATTTTCTGGTGGAAATCAGGCAGGAGACTGGGATCACCTGCGAAGAACTCAATCTGGGCGGTGGTTTCGGCATTTATTATTGCAGTGGCGATACGCCCGCCCCCATTGATGCTTATGCCCGGGCCATCATGGAAGTAATCACTGCAGCAGCTGGGCGGTACAACTATCCACAGCCCCAAATAACCATAGAGCCGGGTCGCTCCATCGTCGGTACGGCCGGTACCACCTTGTATACTGTTGGTTCCATTAAGGATATCCCCGGTGTGCGCAAGTATGTGGCGGTGGACGGCGGCATGGCGGATAACATCAGACCTGCCCTGTACCAGGCCCGGTACGAGGGTGCCCTGGCGAACAAAATGCTGGCAGCTCCCGAGGAGACAGTGACCATCACCGGCAAGTGCTGTGAATCCGGTGACATGCTCATCTGGGACATCCAACTGCCAAGAGTGGAACCGGGTGATGTGCTGGCCATATCATCCACCGGAGCTTATACTTATTCCATGGCCAGTAACTATAACAACCTTGGCCGCCCGGCCGTAGTGCTGGTCCGGGATGGACAGGCGGATCTCATCATCGAAAGAGAAACCTATGACCATATCCTGCAAAGACACAAGATTCCTTCCCGGCTCAGGTAG
- the ytfJ gene encoding sporulation protein YtfJ, whose protein sequence is MSNHPIEALMRTAMESIKEMVDVNTIVGEPVETHDGKVIIPVTKVLCGFAAGGGDYTLNGTDNQAHHPKENKDNNNHHKTAGFPFGGGSGAGVSVQPVGFLVVGDDDIKLLPVDGGTPIDRIIDLTPRIINQLQEIWQKPKEKQKEDTMA, encoded by the coding sequence TTGAGCAACCATCCCATTGAAGCCCTCATGCGGACAGCCATGGAAAGCATCAAGGAAATGGTTGATGTAAATACCATCGTAGGTGAGCCGGTCGAAACCCACGACGGTAAGGTTATTATCCCCGTGACGAAGGTACTATGCGGCTTTGCCGCAGGCGGCGGTGATTATACCCTAAACGGCACAGACAACCAGGCCCATCATCCTAAGGAAAACAAGGATAATAACAATCATCACAAAACCGCCGGTTTTCCCTTCGGGGGTGGCAGCGGCGCCGGCGTCTCCGTCCAACCGGTAGGATTCCTGGTAGTAGGCGACGACGATATCAAACTGCTGCCGGTAGACGGCGGAACCCCCATTGACCGGATTATCGACCTTACTCCTCGCATTATTAACCAGCTCCAAGAAATCTGGCAGAAGCCGAAAGAAAAGCAAAAAGAGGACACCATGGCGTAG
- a CDS encoding segregation/condensation protein A, producing MSYHVKLEIFEGPLDLLLHLIEKQEIDIYDIPIAKITDQYLSYLKAMEELDLTVASEFVVMGATLLSIKAKMLLPRPPVSQDSSEPLRDPREELVVKLVEYQKYKRAVEELHKRELENQKRYTHPFDLSSFLAGFPPINPLHNVSPWDLLEMYKKALEAAASPPPVHEVLQETATVSSQMKTILELLYQHPAGLEFGDLLSPRPSRALIVVTFLALLELLKTGQVDVYQTVNFGRIRILPRVQSAGGGQENVV from the coding sequence ATGAGCTACCATGTTAAGCTGGAGATTTTTGAAGGTCCTTTAGACCTGCTGCTCCATTTAATCGAGAAACAGGAAATAGACATCTATGATATTCCTATCGCCAAGATTACAGACCAGTACCTTTCCTACCTGAAGGCCATGGAAGAACTGGATTTAACCGTTGCCAGCGAATTTGTCGTCATGGGCGCCACCTTGTTGTCAATTAAGGCTAAAATGCTCCTGCCGAGGCCCCCCGTTTCACAAGACAGCAGTGAACCGCTGCGTGATCCCAGGGAGGAACTGGTGGTCAAACTGGTGGAGTATCAAAAATACAAAAGAGCGGTAGAAGAACTGCACAAGAGGGAATTGGAGAATCAAAAAAGATACACTCATCCCTTCGACCTAAGCAGTTTTCTGGCCGGCTTTCCTCCCATTAACCCCTTGCACAATGTGTCTCCCTGGGATCTCTTGGAAATGTACAAAAAGGCCTTGGAAGCAGCCGCTTCCCCACCACCGGTGCACGAGGTACTGCAGGAAACAGCCACAGTCAGTTCCCAGATGAAGACGATTCTGGAACTACTCTATCAACACCCTGCAGGATTGGAGTTTGGCGATCTGCTTTCGCCCAGGCCTTCCAGAGCTCTTATTGTCGTTACGTTTCTGGCCTTGTTGGAACTGCTGAAAACCGGCCAAGTTGACGTCTACCAAACCGTCAACTTTGGCAGGATTCGCATTTTGCCAAGGGTCCAGAGCGCCGGCGGAGGTCAAGAAAATGTTGTTTAG
- a CDS encoding CBS domain-containing protein, with translation MEIICSHENLDFDGLAAMIGVQKLYPDAKLVLPNKLSQPVREYLALYKDIFSFYRYSQLQDKTEQVKTVILVDINQLQRVEFAQRCVQQGAALIVYDHHRFKTGTLPPWQGRIEPVGATSTLIVEETLGRGIKLSPIEATLLAMGIYQDTGSLRFMGTTDRDAKAVADLLAAGAKLSVVNTFLDRPLNHEQQQLYNVLMANGEEKWINGTHILVCSAQTVKPVGGIALITNKLIEHSGADAVITAVANPKHVDLVARSRADWVRIDRLLEQFGGGGHPKAGAAKIKGAGLPEVLAKLNVLLASFVPAPLTAGNLMSSPVKSLDPNQTIQEAARLMLRYGHSGMPVVEQGKLVGVISRRDVDKAIHHNLGHAPVKAYMSRNVKIVSPETPITQIERAMINHDIGRLPVCDNGSLVGIVTRTDLLRVMHGEYPSKFSVNFCPYGAPMQANFQELIQQRFSPEIVQFLIRAGELGKQGGQPAFLVGGTVRDMILGHPNQDIDIVVEGNAPKLAQQLALEYDARVRVHEAFQTATVQLPSGHRFDFASARTEFYAFPAALPTVESGSLREDLYRRDFTVNAMAVSLAPDTFGQLVDYFCGYRDTIDGCIRVLHNLSFVEDPTRILRALRFKTRFNWSIEEETYRFLLAAIKEERISQVSLSRLWHELRIILTEEEPLPILESMAYLRIEKQVFPGIEWDHRVFRALARARELIAQLPPSIKAVPWRIYLSILLSPCSIHGIPALLQEMGLNRKVRQVIESVFLVQEELAHTGLSQADFLGWIHETCRDKDNDTLLALSALVTPQDMGNHFYAYLLKRNEIKPALTGDDLIQLGVHPGPRLGTILRQIELARLTGKVASREEELLLAAQLARGGE, from the coding sequence ATGGAAATCATCTGTTCCCATGAAAACCTTGACTTCGACGGGTTGGCCGCTATGATTGGGGTACAAAAACTGTATCCTGATGCCAAACTGGTCCTGCCCAATAAACTGAGCCAACCGGTAAGAGAGTATTTGGCTCTTTATAAAGATATTTTTTCTTTTTACCGTTACAGCCAGCTGCAAGATAAAACTGAACAGGTGAAAACCGTTATCCTGGTGGATATTAACCAGTTGCAGCGGGTGGAGTTTGCCCAGCGCTGTGTGCAGCAAGGTGCGGCCCTGATCGTTTATGATCATCATCGTTTCAAAACAGGTACTCTGCCTCCTTGGCAAGGAAGAATTGAGCCGGTAGGGGCCACTTCTACTCTGATTGTGGAAGAAACACTCGGGAGAGGGATTAAACTAAGTCCCATCGAAGCGACCCTTTTAGCGATGGGCATTTATCAAGATACCGGTTCCTTGCGGTTTATGGGCACCACTGACCGGGATGCCAAAGCGGTGGCCGATTTGTTGGCAGCCGGAGCCAAACTCTCCGTGGTCAATACTTTTTTGGACCGGCCATTGAACCATGAACAGCAGCAGTTATATAATGTATTAATGGCAAACGGGGAAGAAAAGTGGATTAACGGTACCCACATCTTGGTTTGTTCCGCCCAGACGGTAAAACCGGTGGGAGGTATTGCTCTCATTACAAATAAATTGATTGAACATTCCGGCGCCGACGCTGTCATTACCGCCGTGGCCAACCCCAAACACGTGGATTTGGTGGCTAGAAGCCGCGCAGACTGGGTAAGAATCGATCGCCTATTGGAGCAATTTGGCGGGGGCGGCCATCCGAAAGCAGGAGCGGCCAAAATCAAGGGCGCAGGATTACCAGAGGTGTTAGCAAAGTTAAACGTTCTCTTGGCTTCCTTCGTCCCGGCACCCCTTACGGCCGGGAACTTGATGAGCAGTCCGGTGAAAAGCCTTGACCCGAACCAGACTATCCAGGAAGCAGCCCGCCTGATGCTCCGGTACGGGCATTCCGGTATGCCGGTGGTCGAGCAGGGAAAACTGGTAGGAGTCATTTCCAGGCGGGATGTAGATAAAGCCATCCACCACAACTTGGGACACGCTCCGGTGAAGGCCTATATGAGCCGGAATGTCAAGATTGTTTCCCCCGAGACCCCGATTACGCAAATTGAACGGGCCATGATCAATCACGATATTGGGAGATTACCGGTGTGTGACAACGGTTCGCTGGTAGGCATTGTGACCAGAACCGACCTCTTGCGGGTAATGCACGGGGAGTACCCGAGTAAATTCAGCGTCAATTTCTGTCCTTACGGGGCCCCCATGCAGGCAAATTTCCAAGAGCTAATCCAGCAAAGGTTTTCGCCGGAAATTGTGCAGTTCTTGATACGAGCAGGCGAGTTGGGCAAGCAAGGGGGACAGCCCGCTTTCCTGGTGGGGGGTACCGTGAGGGACATGATCTTAGGCCACCCTAACCAGGATATTGATATCGTGGTGGAAGGCAACGCCCCAAAACTGGCGCAACAGTTGGCTTTAGAATATGATGCCAGGGTGCGTGTTCACGAAGCGTTTCAGACCGCCACTGTACAGCTGCCCTCCGGCCACCGCTTTGATTTCGCGTCGGCACGGACCGAGTTTTATGCCTTTCCCGCTGCTTTGCCTACGGTGGAAAGCGGAAGCTTGAGGGAAGATCTCTATCGCCGGGATTTTACCGTGAACGCCATGGCTGTTTCTCTCGCACCGGATACCTTTGGCCAACTGGTTGACTATTTTTGCGGCTATCGCGATACTATTGACGGGTGCATTCGTGTGCTGCACAACTTGAGCTTCGTCGAAGATCCCACGCGCATTTTGCGAGCCCTGCGTTTCAAAACTAGATTCAATTGGAGTATCGAAGAAGAAACATACCGGTTTCTCCTTGCAGCCATAAAAGAAGAGAGGATTTCCCAAGTATCGTTAAGCCGTTTGTGGCATGAGCTCAGGATTATTCTAACGGAAGAAGAACCTTTACCTATTCTGGAAAGCATGGCATATCTCCGCATTGAAAAACAGGTCTTTCCCGGGATTGAATGGGACCACCGGGTGTTTCGCGCTCTAGCACGCGCCAGAGAATTGATTGCTCAACTGCCGCCGTCCATCAAGGCGGTCCCTTGGAGGATCTACTTGTCCATTCTGTTGTCTCCCTGTTCAATCCATGGGATACCGGCGTTGCTGCAGGAGATGGGCTTAAACCGGAAGGTCCGGCAGGTCATTGAATCTGTGTTCTTAGTACAAGAGGAGCTTGCCCATACGGGACTTTCCCAGGCAGATTTTCTTGGCTGGATACATGAAACCTGCCGGGATAAGGATAATGACACTCTTTTGGCGTTGAGTGCACTGGTCACCCCGCAGGATATGGGAAATCATTTTTATGCCTATCTTTTAAAGAGAAACGAGATAAAACCCGCCTTAACCGGAGATGACCTCATCCAGTTGGGTGTCCACCCCGGTCCCAGGCTGGGAACTATCTTGCGCCAAATAGAGCTGGCCAGATTAACCGGCAAGGTGGCAAGCCGGGAAGAAGAATTGCTGCTGGCAGCACAATTAGCAAGGGGAGGAGAATAG
- a CDS encoding site-2 protease family protein, whose amino-acid sequence MDLPSLTFQGLLTAVPAILIAITFHEYAHGKTAALLGDPTPGRYGRLTLNPLAHLDPIGTLMLLVARFGWAKPVPVNPFYFTGNRRRGMLLVGLAGPAMNLVLAYLAAFGFKLAYNGSPLLQDFFRELLFVNLALAVFNLLPIPPLDGSKILQNLLPAGYSSFFYRLEAYGPLILLLCLATGLISRVMVPVVMTLLQLIVFLVGL is encoded by the coding sequence ATAGATTTGCCTAGTTTAACCTTTCAAGGATTGCTGACGGCTGTCCCGGCGATCCTGATCGCCATCACCTTTCACGAATATGCCCATGGTAAGACCGCGGCTTTATTAGGGGATCCCACGCCCGGCCGGTACGGTCGCCTCACCCTGAACCCGCTGGCCCATTTGGACCCTATCGGAACCCTGATGTTACTCGTGGCCCGCTTTGGCTGGGCCAAGCCGGTACCGGTTAATCCCTTTTATTTTACCGGAAACAGGCGGAGAGGCATGCTCTTGGTGGGATTGGCCGGGCCTGCCATGAATCTGGTACTGGCTTACCTGGCGGCCTTTGGCTTCAAGCTGGCCTACAATGGTTCCCCTCTGCTGCAAGACTTCTTCCGGGAGCTGCTCTTTGTAAACTTGGCATTGGCTGTATTCAACCTGCTGCCGATTCCTCCCCTGGATGGATCCAAGATCTTGCAAAACTTGCTTCCGGCCGGTTACAGTTCGTTTTTCTATCGACTGGAAGCTTACGGACCGTTGATTTTATTGCTATGCCTGGCCACCGGTTTAATCAGCCGGGTGATGGTGCCAGTGGTGATGACCTTGCTGCAGCTGATCGTTTTCCTGGTAGGATTATAG